One window from the genome of Saccharicrinis carchari encodes:
- the thrA gene encoding bifunctional aspartate kinase/homoserine dehydrogenase I, whose translation MKVLKFGGTSVGSSDSFLKVKKIVESQPEQVIVVVSAVGGVTDALISAAVLAEQGNQECFDQYSEIKEKHYKIIGELFPLDVARNIKFKVDQLFEELSTIIKGVFMLKEMTYKSKAIISSYGERVSSFLLSELIEGASLIESQHLIVTDKIFGRDTVDLERTEDNLKKIKDSLGQVSVFPGFIASNKKKEVTTLGRGGSDYTAAILAAAYDASILEIWTDVNGFMTADPKIISRSYCIDSLTYSEAMELSHFGAKVIFPPTILPVYKKNIPILIKNTFNPEATGTLISGEAKVANGKKIKGISSVKDVSLLTVQGIGMIGVTGIAMRLFKSLATKDINVILISQASSENSISLVIDTAAADSAIRMVKKEFAPEIALNQINNVSVETDMAIIAIVGENMKRTTGISGTLFESMGKNGINIFAIAQGASELNISFVVKDKDLKKGLNAAHEAFFLSQYAVVNLFLVGTGTVGKMLIEKIISQTEKLAQQHRLKIRVAGITNSRKMLLEPQGLNVKTLFADLMEKGDKANLAVYKEHIVQYNLSNSVLVDCTANASVASVYQSMLESNVSVVTANKIASSSKYELYQKLKSTALNKGIKFLFETNVGAGLPIIAPLNSMVMSGDKILKLEAVLSGSLNFIVNTVNQHKPLSEVILEAKNKGFTEPDPRIDLSGIDVVRKILILARESGYPMEQSDIDVIPFVPQKYMEAESIEQFMENIKEHDAAFEEYRNALTAKGKKLRYAAKLEDGKATVGFIEVASEHPFYDLEGSNNIILINSEHYKEHPMQIKGYGAGAEVTAAGVFGDIIKVANQ comes from the coding sequence ATGAAGGTATTAAAATTTGGAGGTACATCCGTAGGATCCTCTGACAGTTTTTTAAAGGTAAAAAAAATAGTAGAATCTCAGCCAGAACAAGTAATTGTAGTAGTTTCGGCTGTGGGTGGTGTTACCGATGCATTAATCTCCGCTGCTGTATTAGCAGAACAGGGCAATCAGGAATGCTTTGACCAGTACAGCGAAATAAAAGAAAAGCACTATAAAATTATAGGTGAGTTGTTTCCGCTCGATGTGGCTCGCAACATAAAATTTAAAGTAGATCAGTTGTTTGAGGAACTAAGCACCATTATTAAAGGTGTGTTTATGCTCAAAGAAATGACCTATAAGAGTAAGGCTATTATATCGAGCTATGGCGAAAGAGTATCCTCTTTTCTTCTTTCGGAACTAATTGAAGGTGCTTCACTAATTGAATCACAACATCTTATCGTTACAGATAAAATTTTTGGAAGGGATACCGTTGACCTGGAAAGGACAGAAGATAATTTAAAAAAGATAAAAGACAGCTTGGGTCAAGTAAGTGTTTTTCCTGGTTTTATCGCATCAAACAAAAAAAAGGAGGTCACTACACTGGGTAGGGGTGGTTCGGATTATACGGCAGCCATCCTTGCTGCTGCTTATGATGCATCCATACTTGAAATATGGACGGATGTAAACGGCTTTATGACGGCCGATCCAAAAATTATTAGCCGTTCGTACTGTATTGATAGTCTCACCTATTCCGAAGCAATGGAGCTATCGCATTTTGGCGCTAAAGTTATTTTTCCGCCTACCATATTGCCGGTATACAAAAAAAACATTCCTATTCTTATAAAAAATACCTTTAATCCGGAGGCGACCGGCACCCTGATAAGTGGTGAAGCAAAAGTGGCCAACGGCAAAAAAATTAAAGGTATCTCATCTGTTAAGGATGTATCGCTCTTAACAGTGCAGGGTATCGGTATGATTGGCGTTACAGGCATTGCTATGCGCTTGTTTAAATCTTTAGCAACCAAAGACATCAATGTGATACTTATTTCACAAGCCTCGTCTGAAAACTCAATCAGTCTGGTTATAGATACTGCTGCCGCCGATAGCGCGATTAGAATGGTAAAGAAGGAGTTTGCACCTGAAATAGCACTTAATCAGATAAATAACGTGTCGGTTGAAACCGATATGGCCATTATTGCCATCGTTGGCGAAAACATGAAACGTACAACGGGTATCTCCGGAACTTTATTTGAGAGCATGGGTAAGAATGGTATTAATATTTTTGCCATTGCACAGGGCGCCTCGGAGCTCAATATTTCGTTTGTTGTAAAGGATAAAGACCTTAAAAAAGGGCTTAATGCAGCTCACGAAGCATTTTTCCTATCGCAGTATGCTGTTGTTAATTTGTTTTTGGTAGGTACAGGTACCGTTGGTAAAATGTTAATTGAAAAAATAATTTCGCAAACGGAAAAACTTGCCCAACAGCATCGTCTTAAAATCAGGGTGGCAGGAATTACCAACAGCCGTAAAATGTTGCTAGAGCCCCAGGGCTTAAACGTAAAAACACTTTTTGCCGATTTGATGGAGAAGGGAGATAAAGCTAACCTGGCCGTTTATAAAGAGCACATTGTGCAATATAACCTTTCCAACAGTGTATTGGTCGATTGTACGGCTAATGCTAGTGTGGCTTCGGTTTACCAAAGCATGTTGGAGTCGAACGTTTCAGTGGTCACCGCCAATAAAATAGCAAGTTCATCTAAATATGAACTGTACCAAAAGCTTAAATCGACTGCTTTAAATAAGGGGATTAAGTTTTTGTTTGAAACCAATGTGGGAGCAGGCTTGCCCATAATTGCCCCATTAAATAGTATGGTAATGAGTGGCGACAAGATATTAAAGTTAGAAGCGGTGCTCTCGGGCAGTTTAAATTTTATTGTAAATACAGTAAATCAACATAAGCCCTTGTCCGAGGTGATACTGGAAGCCAAAAATAAAGGTTTTACCGAACCGGACCCCAGGATAGATTTGAGCGGTATTGACGTGGTACGTAAAATATTAATTTTAGCCAGAGAGTCGGGTTATCCAATGGAACAGAGCGATATTGATGTTATTCCGTTTGTACCCCAGAAATATATGGAGGCCGAATCCATTGAACAATTTATGGAAAACATTAAAGAACATGATGCAGCATTTGAGGAATACCGAAATGCCTTAACTGCCAAAGGTAAAAAATTGCGATATGCAGCTAAACTTGAAGACGGAAAAGCCACCGTTGGTTTTATTGAGGTAGCCAGCGAGCATCCATTCTACGATCTGGAAGGGAGTAACAACATTATTTTAATAAATTCTGAGCATTATAAAGAGCATCCCATGCAAATAAAAGGATACGGTGCCGGTGCCGAGGTTACCGCGGCAGGTGTGTTTGGAGATATTATTAAAGTAGCCAACCAATAA
- a CDS encoding cofactor-independent phosphoglycerate mutase, translated as MNKMKYLVILADGASDEPIAELGNKTPLMAANTPHIDKLCTEGVSGLLDTVPPSLHPGSEVANMMVMGYDAAKYYRGRGVLEAASMGVKTSLTDLVFRCNLISLQDQKILNHSAGHISTDEANEIMLYLQDKLGADDVNFYPGVSYRHLMVLKGGNDKINCTPPHDVTGKPFKNVLPTALDDAAQDTVDRVTELMLKSIDLLKAHPVNLKRREAGKPAADMIWPWSQGNTPDMPTLKEMYGVESGVVISAVDLIYGLGAYAGLKGVHVEGSTGLYDTNYEGKAKAAIEALKDNQYVFLHIEASDEAGHEGDYMLKTKTIEYLDQRVVKYVTEEIAKMDEPVSIALLPDHPTPCALKTHTRDAVPFFIKKPGQKPDAVTQYNEESAKAGGYGMLYGPEFMQELLK; from the coding sequence ATGAACAAAATGAAATACTTAGTGATATTGGCAGATGGCGCTTCGGATGAGCCCATAGCCGAATTGGGAAATAAAACACCATTGATGGCCGCCAACACACCCCACATTGATAAATTGTGTACCGAGGGTGTCTCCGGTCTTCTGGATACCGTTCCCCCCTCATTACATCCGGGCAGCGAAGTGGCCAATATGATGGTAATGGGTTACGATGCGGCCAAGTATTACAGGGGTAGGGGTGTGCTCGAGGCTGCTTCGATGGGAGTGAAAACTTCACTTACGGACCTGGTGTTCCGTTGCAACTTGATATCCCTGCAAGATCAGAAGATATTAAATCATTCTGCCGGTCATATCAGCACCGACGAAGCCAATGAGATAATGTTGTATCTGCAAGATAAACTTGGTGCGGATGATGTTAACTTTTATCCGGGAGTAAGTTATCGGCACCTTATGGTGCTAAAGGGAGGAAACGACAAAATAAATTGTACACCCCCGCACGATGTTACCGGCAAGCCTTTTAAAAACGTGCTGCCCACCGCATTGGATGATGCAGCGCAGGACACCGTAGATAGGGTTACTGAGCTGATGCTCAAGTCAATTGACTTACTTAAAGCGCATCCTGTCAACCTTAAAAGACGAGAAGCAGGAAAACCTGCCGCCGACATGATTTGGCCCTGGTCGCAAGGCAACACACCCGACATGCCTACCTTAAAAGAAATGTACGGGGTAGAGTCCGGGGTGGTTATTTCGGCAGTGGATTTAATTTATGGTTTGGGGGCTTATGCCGGCCTCAAGGGGGTACATGTAGAAGGCTCCACAGGGCTTTACGACACCAATTACGAAGGCAAGGCCAAGGCTGCCATTGAAGCTTTAAAGGATAATCAATACGTATTTTTACATATCGAGGCCAGTGATGAAGCAGGGCATGAAGGTGATTATATGCTGAAAACAAAAACAATAGAGTATCTGGATCAACGTGTGGTTAAATATGTAACAGAGGAGATAGCAAAAATGGACGAGCCGGTAAGCATCGCTTTGCTGCCCGACCATCCTACCCCCTGTGCGCTTAAAACACACACCAGAGATGCAGTACCCTTTTTTATTAAAAAACCCGGCCAAAAGCCCGATGCTGTAACACAATATAACGAAGAGTCGGCCAAAGCCGGCGGATATGGAATGTTGTATGGCCCCGAGTTTATGCAGGAACTGTTAAAGTGA
- the thrC gene encoding threonine synthase, whose amino-acid sequence MQYYSTNTPDIKVSLKEAVLRGLAPDKGLYMPVTIPKLDDDFFATIANRSLPEIAFEVLKPFFCPDIPEEIFKNIVEESLNFDIPVEQVSKDIYALELFHGPTLAFKDVGARFMARILSYFSKGQDEDITVLVATSGDTGSAVANGFYKVPGINVVVLYPKGMVSQVQEKQFTTLGHNITSVEVEGTFDDCQRMVKEAFMDDELKDTMVLTSANSINLARLLPQSVYYHHAYAQLRRAGVNEDIVFCVPSGNFGNITAGLVAQAMGLPVAKFVAATNINDIVPEYLRTGLYMPAPSKSTVANAMDVGDPSNFVRILDLFGSDHQVIKAKIEGIAFTDDQIRAGVKRIDQIHSYVLDPHGATGYLALEKKLQDGQKGVFLETAHPAKFPEVIEPVLGRKVKVPPRLQAFMNGTPKNTGINATLDALKLLLLK is encoded by the coding sequence ATGCAATATTACAGTACCAATACGCCAGATATAAAAGTAAGCCTCAAGGAGGCAGTACTTCGGGGGCTGGCGCCCGACAAGGGATTGTATATGCCCGTAACTATCCCTAAATTAGATGATGACTTTTTTGCTACCATCGCAAACAGGTCTTTACCCGAGATAGCATTTGAAGTGCTTAAACCTTTCTTTTGTCCCGACATACCCGAAGAAATTTTTAAAAATATCGTGGAGGAGTCCCTCAATTTTGATATTCCCGTGGAGCAAGTGAGCAAAGACATTTACGCACTCGAATTATTTCACGGACCTACCTTGGCATTCAAGGATGTGGGGGCTCGATTTATGGCACGTATCTTATCCTATTTTTCGAAAGGACAGGACGAAGATATTACCGTTTTAGTGGCCACGTCCGGCGATACAGGCAGTGCGGTTGCCAATGGTTTTTATAAAGTACCGGGTATCAATGTAGTAGTATTATACCCCAAAGGTATGGTAAGTCAAGTGCAAGAAAAGCAATTTACCACCCTGGGGCATAACATTACCTCGGTTGAAGTAGAAGGAACCTTTGACGATTGCCAACGCATGGTTAAAGAAGCCTTTATGGATGATGAGTTAAAGGATACAATGGTACTTACCTCGGCCAACTCTATCAATTTGGCGCGCCTGTTGCCACAATCCGTTTATTATCATCATGCCTATGCCCAGTTGCGCAGAGCCGGCGTAAATGAAGATATTGTTTTTTGCGTGCCCAGTGGTAATTTTGGTAATATTACGGCCGGTTTGGTAGCGCAAGCCATGGGACTTCCCGTTGCCAAATTTGTAGCAGCTACTAACATCAACGATATTGTACCCGAGTATTTGCGCACCGGCTTGTATATGCCTGCACCATCAAAAAGTACCGTGGCTAATGCTATGGACGTAGGTGATCCCAGTAATTTTGTACGTATTCTTGATCTATTTGGTTCCGACCATCAAGTAATAAAAGCAAAAATAGAAGGGATCGCATTCACCGATGACCAGATAAGGGCAGGGGTGAAGCGTATCGACCAAATCCACAGTTATGTGCTCGATCCGCATGGTGCTACCGGATATCTGGCACTCGAAAAGAAACTTCAGGACGGACAAAAAGGAGTGTTTTTAGAAACTGCCCACCCGGCTAAGTTTCCCGAAGTAATAGAACCGGTGCTCGGTCGCAAGGTGAAAGTGCCGCCTAGACTACAAGCTTTTATGAATGGAACGCCTAAAAATACAGGTATTAATGCAACATTGGACGCATTAAAATTACTCCTTTTAAAATAG
- a CDS encoding tetratricopeptide repeat protein, which produces MKYVLSVTLLLFTMLGVGYAQEAKSAAELKNEGNAALKSKDYKSALVAFESAIANWDEAEDMDAAMVYNTATCARKIDNHKKALKYYQQSKDLGYKEDVAAFYIGMAYKNMGKDQEMEKALLSGIEEFPNSKYIGYMKKELAKFYVIQANEFFTKGISILNSRVDGNRDQWDAIKKNAKAEFDQAEALADKALKYHANNKPATTIKTKIAELMKS; this is translated from the coding sequence ATGAAGTACGTTTTATCGGTAACATTACTATTGTTTACAATGTTGGGAGTAGGCTATGCCCAGGAGGCCAAAAGTGCAGCTGAATTAAAAAACGAGGGTAACGCCGCATTAAAAAGCAAAGATTACAAAAGCGCACTGGTAGCCTTTGAGTCGGCCATTGCTAACTGGGACGAAGCGGAAGATATGGACGCGGCAATGGTGTACAACACCGCAACCTGTGCCCGGAAAATCGACAACCATAAAAAAGCCCTAAAGTATTACCAACAATCAAAAGATTTAGGCTATAAAGAAGATGTAGCTGCTTTTTATATTGGTATGGCTTATAAAAATATGGGTAAAGATCAGGAAATGGAAAAAGCCTTACTTAGCGGTATCGAAGAATTTCCGAACAGTAAATACATTGGTTACATGAAAAAAGAATTGGCCAAATTCTATGTTATTCAGGCCAACGAATTTTTCACCAAAGGAATTTCCATCCTGAACAGCAGGGTCGACGGCAATCGTGATCAGTGGGACGCGATAAAGAAAAATGCAAAAGCTGAGTTCGACCAGGCAGAAGCACTTGCCGACAAAGCTTTAAAATATCATGCTAACAATAAACCGGCTACTACTATCAAAACCAAAATTGCCGAATTGATGAAAAGCTAA